The Rattus norvegicus strain BN/NHsdMcwi chromosome 2, GRCr8, whole genome shotgun sequence nucleotide sequence atggagtactacacagctgtTAAAATACAATGTcaaggtgggaaggagggaaagagtaGATGattgggtggaggaacaccctcatagaagaagggggagaggagatgggataagggatttatggataggaaaccaggaaaagggataatatttaaaatgtaaataaaaaatattcaataaaaaaaaagaatcaagaacaacaagaagagaaaacccaatgacttcatgaaattcttaagcaaatggatggaattagaaaatattctgagtgaggtatcccagtcacaaaagaacacacatggttgcACTCACTGATCAGTGCATATTAGCGCGAAAGCTTGTTCGAATACCTAAGAAAGAAATTCACAGGTATGAagttcaataaaaagaaagactgaaatgtggatacttcagtccttcataaaaaggagaacaaaatactcacaggaggaaaaatacagggacaaagagtggatcagggactgaaggaaagttcatccagagaattccccacctggagatccatttCATATGCAGATGcaaaactcagtcactattgctgatgcaaagaagtgcttgatgacaggtactagatatggatgtctcctgagaggttctgtgtGAGACTTACTGggacagatgaggatgcttgcaggtaACCATTGTACTGAACAAGGGGACTTCAATGGCAGAggtagagaaagactgaaggagctgaaggggtttgcaacaacataggaaaaacaacaatatcaaccaaccagaccctaccacAGCACCCAGGGACTACCAATAACCACTGAGTATACAAGTAGGGACCCATagctctagctgcatatatatatgtatcaaaggatggcattttctggcatcaataggaggaaaagcccttggtgcTAAGTAGGCTTGTTTCTGCAATatatgggaatgccagggcgttgaggtgggagtgggaccATCATCATAGgagcagtgggagggggagggtgtatgggagaggggggaaataaaataacatttgaaatgtaaagatataaaataatcaaaatatatttaaaagaaaaagcatgtGTCGCAACGACTTGGGGTTTCAGTGAGGAACCTGGGATTGGGAACCTGAATGAAATCCCTCTTAGATGCCTGGGTCAGGTTCTGAATTACAAGTGCCCTCCTTGACCCAAATGCAGTAGGAATTGGTGCCTTGTGGAAGTCCTGTCCTTGGTGCCAGCAACTCATCACCCAAGCTCATAGAGACTCCAGGCCGGGGGCTGCTCTTGGTATTTGACTTGCTGATTCTGCCCTCTGCCTGGAGCCTACCAACACTGGAGCCTTTCACAAATCGCACACCTCAACCCCCAGGAGACAGGTCCAATGCGGGTCTGTCTTCAGAGGCTATTGTAGCCATCACAATGGTCTTTTCCACTCTGGGAGTCCTTCTCATAGCAGTGGAGCTGTTCCTGCTAAGGTGAAAAGTTCTAGAAAGCTGCAAAGAGAGGGCACCTAGGGCCCAGCAGCGAGGAGCAGTTTTCCTACAAAGCTACTGAAGCCCAGGTCCCCCAGGGCTCCCCTGAGCCAGTGTGGGGCTGCCTGCCCTATagctcctcccctcctttcctgtcATCAATCTTCCCTTCTTTACTATGTGATTTTGTGGGAAGGCAACACCCTCTTCAGGCAAACAGACTCACACAGTGCTTAAGAAtagaagggaatagggaggcaaagattaaaacagacacagaaggaacacccattcagagcctgccccacatgtggcccatacatatacagccacccaattagacaagatggatgaagcaaagaagtgcagaccgacaggagccggatgtagatcgctcctgagagacacagccagaatacagcaaatacagaggcgaatgccagcagcaaaccactgaactgagaacgggacccccgttgaaggaatcagagaaagaactggaagagcttgaaggggctcgagaccccatatgtacaacaatgccaagcaaccagagcttccagggactaagccactacctaaagactatacatggactgaccctggactctgacctcataggtagcaatgaatatcctagtaagagcaccagtggaaggggaagccctgggtcctgctaagactgaacccccagtgaactagattgttggggggagggcggcaaggggggaggatggggaggggaacacccataaagaagggaagggggagggattaaggggatgtttgcccggaaaccgggaaagggaataacactcgaaatgtaaataagaaatactcaagttaataataataaaaaaaaaagaatagaagggAAGAAAGTTCTTCAAAGACCTTGACTTTGAGAGCAAAGGAGGATGGGACTGatcactttttatatttatatgaaattgATAGGTACAataaagggatttt carries:
- the LOC120100997 gene encoding LOW QUALITY PROTEIN: protein crumbs homolog 3-like (The sequence of the model RefSeq protein was modified relative to this genomic sequence to represent the inferred CDS: inserted 2 bases in 1 codon; substituted 1 base at 1 genomic stop codon), which gives rise to MVALTDQCILARKLVRIPKKEIHSNSSPKLIETPGRGLLLVFDLLILPSAWSLPTLEPFTNRTPQPPGDRSNAGLSSEAIVAITMVFSTLGVLLIAVELFLLRXKVLESXAKRGHLGPSSEEQFSYKATEAQVPQGSPEPVWGCLPYSSSPPFLSSIFPSLLCDFVGRNKNAEEPQ